The following coding sequences lie in one Deltaproteobacteria bacterium genomic window:
- a CDS encoding HupE/UreJ family protein translates to MQLKLEGQRAGPGADSADVPRDQLSALAACATSPLGNRSMRIRCLALGFGIALLLAGGIQAHPLAPSLLKIAALPDGRAEVLWKTPSVRVRGADLRPVLPDHCRVVTPRQTQVDDTSFRAQWTVDCGAGGVAGAEVGVDGLAESATAAIVHIELQDGRTFQAVLSARQPAFTIPRAPRRAAVVWDYWSLGLRHILTGPDHLLFVFGLLLLAGTLRPVAATVTAFTLGHSLTLALVMLGVVAFSPRYIELGIAASVFLLAVELARGGVESSFMRRRPWLMAMSFGLLHGFGFAGGLRDAGLPAGEIPVSLASFNVGIETGQLLFVAAVLRLRRVSRPLIMRMPPWLGQAPVYAMGALAAFWSLERAGALLH, encoded by the coding sequence GTGCAGCTGAAATTGGAGGGCCAGCGCGCCGGTCCAGGCGCCGATTCGGCCGACGTTCCTCGTGATCAGTTGAGCGCTCTGGCAGCCTGCGCTACAAGCCCGCTGGGTAACCGCAGCATGCGCATCCGCTGTCTCGCACTCGGATTCGGAATTGCACTCCTTCTAGCAGGTGGTATTCAGGCCCATCCGCTGGCGCCGTCGCTGCTCAAGATCGCGGCGCTTCCCGATGGGCGGGCCGAGGTCTTGTGGAAGACACCGAGCGTGCGCGTTCGCGGGGCCGACTTGAGACCGGTGCTGCCCGATCACTGCCGGGTGGTTACGCCGCGGCAAACGCAGGTCGATGACACGAGCTTTCGAGCGCAGTGGACGGTCGATTGTGGGGCGGGCGGTGTCGCGGGCGCCGAAGTGGGTGTCGATGGCCTCGCCGAGTCAGCCACGGCCGCCATCGTCCACATCGAGCTGCAAGACGGCCGCACGTTTCAGGCGGTGCTTTCCGCCCGGCAGCCCGCGTTCACGATTCCGCGGGCGCCACGGCGCGCGGCGGTTGTGTGGGATTACTGGAGCTTGGGGCTGCGGCACATTCTGACCGGGCCGGATCACCTGCTCTTCGTCTTCGGCCTGCTGCTGTTGGCGGGAACACTGCGCCCGGTTGCGGCAACCGTGACCGCTTTCACCCTCGGCCACAGCCTGACCCTGGCGCTGGTGATGCTCGGTGTCGTCGCCTTTTCCCCTCGCTACATCGAACTCGGCATTGCCGCGAGTGTGTTTCTGCTCGCGGTCGAGCTGGCGCGCGGCGGCGTCGAGTCGAGTTTCATGCGGCGGCGTCCGTGGTTGATGGCCATGTCCTTCGGCCTGCTGCACGGGTTCGGTTTTGCCGGCGGGTTGCGCGATGCCGGTCTGCCGGCGGGCGAGATCCCGGTCAGCCTGGCTTCATTCAACGTGGGAATCGAAACCGGGCAGCTCTTGTTCGTCGCCGCTGTGCTGAGATTGCGCCGCGTAAGCCGTCCCCTGATCATGCGCATGCCGCCCTGGCTCGGGCAGGCTCCGGTGTACGCGATGGGTGCGCTGGCCGCATTCTGGAGCCTCGAGCGCGCCGGCGCCCTCCTGCACTGA
- a CDS encoding Uma2 family endonuclease: protein MDTALQPGRIEYPERDGKPVGETDFHIAVIFYLRQALALHLRDQPNMYVAANMFLYYEEGNPQAVVCPDVFVVRGVPKRKRRTFKTWEEGAGPCVVIEVTSLSSRIEDLGNKRALYEMLGVREYFLYDPMGEYLRPALRGFRRVGEQFRELKPAANGALRSLELALILRAEGDSLRLIDSVTGEKLPGLDEAVDLARAAQRRAEAEAKRAETEAKRAETEAKRAETEAKRAETEAKRAEDEIKRAEAEAKRADRAERELAKLRAQLQGRGKRP, encoded by the coding sequence ATGGACACAGCCCTGCAACCCGGGCGCATTGAGTACCCGGAACGGGATGGGAAACCCGTGGGAGAGACCGACTTCCACATCGCCGTCATCTTCTACCTGCGACAAGCGCTGGCTCTGCACCTGCGCGATCAGCCCAACATGTACGTGGCTGCGAACATGTTCCTCTACTACGAAGAAGGCAATCCCCAGGCGGTGGTGTGCCCCGACGTCTTCGTCGTGCGGGGTGTGCCCAAGCGCAAGCGGCGCACGTTCAAGACTTGGGAAGAAGGCGCCGGACCGTGCGTGGTAATCGAGGTGACCTCCCTTAGTAGCCGCATTGAGGACCTGGGCAACAAACGTGCGCTCTACGAAATGCTCGGGGTCCGCGAGTATTTTCTCTACGATCCCATGGGCGAGTACCTGCGTCCCGCGCTACGGGGATTTCGGCGCGTCGGAGAGCAGTTTCGCGAGTTGAAACCGGCTGCAAACGGCGCATTGCGCAGCCTGGAGTTGGCTCTGATCCTGCGGGCTGAGGGCGACAGCTTGCGGCTGATTGACAGCGTCACCGGAGAGAAGCTTCCAGGGTTGGACGAGGCGGTGGATCTGGCCCGCGCAGCGCAGCGACGCGCCGAGGCGGAGGCCAAGCGGGCCGAGACCGAGGCCAAACGGGCCGAGACCGAAGCCAAGCGGGCCGAGACCGAAGCCAAGCGGGCCGAGACCGAAGCCAAGCGGGCCGAGGATGAAATAAAGCGAGCCGAAGCCGAAGCCAAACGCGCCGATCGAGCGGAACGCGAGCTAGCCAAGCTACGGGCCCAACTTCAGGGCCGCGGCAAGCGGCCGTAA